Proteins from a genomic interval of Chroococcidiopsis thermalis PCC 7203:
- a CDS encoding ABC transporter permease translates to MNLPLRLPKLIFGTVTLIIYLFMYLPILTIAIFSFSQGRVLSLPIHGWTLDWYAKALQDEQLQVGLFNSLKVAIASCTIAATLGTLAALAIQRYQFFGKNFFRAAVILPIVLPGIVTGVAMLSFFSAINLPLGLMTVIIGHATFGFPVVFNTVAARIARLPRSLEEAAADLGSPPWEAFWKVVFPGLRSALISATLLAFTLSFDEIVVTIFLTGQDNTLPMEIWARLRFGMTPEINATVTLILLFSVGLVLLSQWLGVRSEE, encoded by the coding sequence GTGAACCTGCCCCTACGACTCCCTAAATTGATTTTCGGCACAGTTACGCTGATAATCTATTTATTCATGTATTTGCCCATCCTGACGATCGCTATCTTTAGCTTCAGTCAGGGGAGAGTGCTATCTCTACCAATTCACGGTTGGACGCTAGATTGGTATGCCAAGGCTTTGCAGGACGAACAACTGCAAGTAGGATTATTTAATAGTTTAAAAGTGGCGATCGCATCTTGTACTATTGCTGCAACTTTAGGAACTTTGGCAGCTTTAGCCATCCAGCGATATCAATTCTTTGGCAAAAACTTCTTTCGCGCCGCAGTCATCTTACCGATTGTTCTGCCTGGAATTGTCACGGGGGTAGCCATGCTTAGCTTCTTTTCAGCAATAAACCTACCCTTGGGATTAATGACTGTCATCATCGGTCATGCCACGTTTGGCTTTCCAGTTGTATTTAACACTGTCGCCGCCCGAATTGCTCGCCTACCCCGCAGTTTGGAAGAAGCCGCCGCCGATTTAGGTTCCCCCCCTTGGGAAGCGTTTTGGAAAGTGGTATTTCCTGGGTTACGTTCGGCTCTGATTTCAGCTACCTTACTTGCCTTTACCCTAAGTTTTGATGAGATCGTCGTGACAATCTTCCTCACGGGGCAGGATAATACACTACCAATGGAAATATGGGCGCGACTGCGTTTTGGTATGACCCCAGAAATTAACGCTACAGTAACACTAATTCTTTTATTTTCAGTCGGTTTGGTACTGTTGAGCCAGTGGTTAGGGGTGAGGAGTGAGGAGTGA
- the thiS gene encoding sulfur carrier protein ThiS, protein MTEQISLQVNGETRNCANTARLPEALEQLGFNPRLVAVEYNGEILHRQFWENTQLQAGDRLEVVTIVGGGATVTSDQ, encoded by the coding sequence ATGACCGAACAAATTAGCTTACAAGTGAATGGAGAAACTCGTAATTGTGCTAATACTGCTCGACTTCCAGAGGCGCTAGAACAACTCGGTTTTAACCCGCGCTTGGTCGCAGTAGAATACAACGGCGAAATTTTGCACCGTCAATTTTGGGAGAATACGCAACTACAAGCAGGCGATCGCCTAGAAGTCGTTACAATTGTTGGTGGCGGAGCAACAGTGACCAGTGACCAGTGA
- the rpoD gene encoding RNA polymerase sigma factor RpoD, giving the protein MNQANNVLLENIQQSEPQMARQSDFERDFDFSLEEAEELQSLEVDDSDGFLEVQPDEDDAKPGKGGKTRRRAQTKKKQYTEDSIRLYLQEIGRIRLLRADEEIELARKIADLLELERIREKLSDRLDREPQDSEWAEAVKQNLPAFRYRLHVGRRAKDKMVQSNLRLVVSIAKKYMNRGLSFQDLIQEGSLGLIRAAEKFDHEKGYKFSTYATWWIRQAITRAIADQSRTIRLPVHLYETISRIKKTTKLLSQEMGRKPTEEEIATRMEMTIEKLRFIAKSAQLPISLETPIGKEEDSRLGDFIESDGETPEDQVSKNLLREDLEKVLDSLSPRERDVLRLRYGLDDGRMKTLEEIGQIFNVTRERIRQIEAKALRKLRHPNRNSVLKEYIR; this is encoded by the coding sequence ATGAACCAGGCTAACAACGTACTACTCGAAAATATTCAACAGTCTGAACCCCAAATGGCTCGCCAGTCTGATTTCGAGCGCGATTTTGACTTTTCATTAGAAGAAGCAGAAGAGTTACAAAGCTTAGAAGTAGATGATAGTGACGGATTTTTAGAAGTTCAGCCTGACGAGGATGACGCTAAGCCTGGGAAAGGTGGAAAAACCCGTCGGCGGGCGCAAACCAAGAAAAAACAATATACCGAAGACTCGATTCGCCTTTACTTACAAGAAATCGGTAGAATTCGTCTCCTACGAGCAGACGAAGAGATTGAATTAGCGCGAAAAATTGCCGATTTACTAGAGCTAGAGAGAATTCGAGAAAAGCTATCCGATCGCTTAGATCGCGAACCGCAAGACAGTGAATGGGCGGAAGCAGTTAAGCAGAATTTGCCCGCATTTCGCTATCGCTTGCATGTCGGACGACGGGCTAAGGACAAGATGGTGCAGTCAAACCTGCGCCTAGTGGTTTCGATCGCTAAAAAATATATGAATCGCGGGCTGTCGTTCCAAGACTTGATTCAGGAAGGTTCTTTAGGTTTGATTCGGGCGGCTGAGAAGTTCGACCACGAAAAAGGCTATAAGTTTTCTACCTACGCTACATGGTGGATTCGCCAAGCAATTACTCGCGCTATTGCCGATCAATCTCGTACTATTCGCCTACCAGTCCACCTCTACGAAACTATTTCTCGCATTAAGAAAACCACTAAATTGCTATCGCAAGAAATGGGTCGCAAGCCAACCGAAGAGGAAATTGCTACCCGCATGGAAATGACAATCGAAAAGCTGCGGTTTATTGCTAAATCAGCCCAGCTACCAATTTCATTAGAAACGCCCATCGGTAAGGAAGAAGATTCCCGACTGGGCGATTTTATTGAGTCGGATGGAGAAACGCCAGAAGATCAGGTTTCTAAGAATTTATTGCGCGAAGACTTAGAAAAAGTTTTGGATAGTCTCAGCCCACGGGAAAGAGACGTGTTGCGTTTGCGCTATGGCTTAGATGACGGTCGAATGAAAACGCTAGAAGAGATAGGTCAGATCTTCAACGTGACTCGCGAAAGAATCCGTCAAATCGAAGCAAAAGCTTTACGTAAACTTCGCCATCCCAACCGTAATAGCGTGCTGAAAGAATATATTAGATGA
- a CDS encoding chlorophyll a/b-binding protein encodes MQDTTKVTTPIIDDRNAWRWGFTPQAEIWNGRLAMIGFLAAVAIELFSGQGFLHFWGIL; translated from the coding sequence ATGCAAGACACAACTAAAGTTACCACACCAATCATTGACGATCGCAACGCATGGCGTTGGGGCTTCACACCACAAGCTGAAATTTGGAACGGTCGTTTGGCAATGATCGGTTTTCTAGCAGCTGTTGCGATCGAACTATTCTCAGGTCAAGGTTTCCTACACTTCTGGGGAATTCTGTAA
- a CDS encoding chlorophyll a/b-binding protein, with protein sequence MQDTTKLATTVMEDRNAWRWGFTPQAELWNGRLAMVGFFIALFLYR encoded by the coding sequence ATGCAAGATACTACAAAACTTGCCACTACAGTGATGGAAGATCGCAATGCGTGGCGCTGGGGTTTCACCCCTCAAGCAGAACTCTGGAATGGTCGCTTGGCAATGGTAGGCTTTTTCATCGCCTTATTTCTTTACCGATAG
- a CDS encoding alpha/beta fold hydrolase has protein sequence MFLPPGFEQRSVMTSLGRMVYYTDAGEPWLKDGADNAEKPTLVFIHGFGGGSSAYEWSKVYPAFAAEYRIIAPDLIGWGRSEHPARNYRVEDYLTTIAEFLEQTCQGAVTVIASSLTAAMVVRVAIARPELFQSLILTTPAGLSDFGENYSRSFFAQIVSVPILDRLLYSTGVATSNGIRSFLEQRQFAQPNRIYEEIVAAYLESATQPNAEYAALSFVRGDLCFDLSLYIPQLTVPTAIIWGQKSEFTSPEIGQRFAQINPQAIKIFQKLPEVGLTPQLELPAVTIGLIRQFLPSLTSSVAAVV, from the coding sequence ATGTTTTTACCACCTGGATTTGAACAGCGTTCTGTGATGACCTCACTAGGCAGAATGGTTTACTATACCGATGCTGGAGAGCCTTGGCTGAAAGATGGAGCTGATAATGCTGAGAAACCAACTTTAGTCTTTATACATGGTTTTGGTGGCGGATCTTCAGCTTACGAATGGTCGAAGGTTTATCCAGCTTTTGCTGCGGAGTATCGCATTATCGCGCCCGATTTAATTGGCTGGGGGCGATCGGAGCATCCAGCACGGAACTATCGCGTTGAAGATTATTTAACAACGATCGCGGAATTTTTAGAACAGACTTGTCAGGGTGCGGTAACAGTTATTGCTTCCTCTCTGACAGCAGCGATGGTTGTTAGGGTAGCGATCGCTCGTCCAGAATTATTTCAATCTTTAATCTTGACTACACCTGCCGGACTATCTGATTTTGGCGAAAACTATTCCCGTAGTTTCTTTGCTCAAATCGTCAGCGTTCCCATTCTCGATCGCTTGCTCTACAGCACGGGGGTTGCTACGAGTAACGGGATTCGTAGTTTCTTAGAACAGCGGCAGTTTGCCCAACCCAACCGTATTTATGAAGAAATAGTTGCTGCTTACCTCGAATCTGCGACTCAACCAAACGCTGAGTACGCCGCCTTATCTTTTGTCCGTGGCGACTTGTGCTTCGACTTATCTCTCTATATTCCCCAACTGACCGTTCCTACAGCTATCATTTGGGGACAAAAATCTGAATTCACTTCCCCAGAAATCGGACAGCGATTTGCCCAGATCAATCCTCAAGCCATTAAGATTTTTCAAAAATTACCAGAAGTCGGCTTGACACCACAGCTAGAACTTCCAGCCGTGACAATCGGACTGATTCGGCAATTTTTACCTTCCTTAACTAGCTCTGTAGCTGCTGTTGTATAA
- a CDS encoding thiamine phosphate synthase: MQPAVCRILDANLDRAREGLRIVEEWCRFGLNSSQFSDECKQLRQELASWHTLDLRLARDTPGDPGTELTHPQEEQRSGLGTLLQANFCRVEEALRVVEEYSKLYNPKMGAAFKQMRYRVYILESHLLGYQRHQRLAQSYLYLVTSPTEGLFHVVEAALQGGLSLVQYRDKDTADLDRLETARQLRQLCHQYGAIFLVNDRIDLALAVDADGVHLGQQDMPIAIARQLLGPQKIIGRSTTNPEEMQRAIQEGADYIGVGPVYETPTKAGKAPVGLEYIRHVAKNVSIPWFAIGGIDVNNVNEVLNAGAQRVAVVRAIVRAEQPTLVTQYFLAQLARVQPRTTP, translated from the coding sequence GTGCAGCCAGCTGTCTGCCGAATTTTGGATGCAAATTTAGACCGCGCCCGTGAAGGCTTGCGGATTGTAGAAGAATGGTGTCGATTTGGATTGAATAGCAGCCAATTCAGCGATGAATGCAAGCAGTTACGCCAAGAGCTAGCCAGCTGGCATACCCTAGATTTACGTTTGGCACGAGATACTCCTGGCGATCCTGGGACAGAACTGACTCATCCCCAAGAGGAGCAACGATCTGGCTTGGGAACTTTGCTGCAAGCCAATTTCTGCCGAGTAGAAGAAGCTTTGCGAGTAGTAGAAGAATATAGCAAGCTCTACAATCCGAAAATGGGAGCTGCCTTTAAACAGATGCGTTATCGAGTTTATATCCTAGAAAGTCACTTACTAGGTTATCAACGACACCAACGACTAGCGCAATCGTACTTATATTTAGTGACTTCTCCGACAGAGGGGCTGTTTCATGTAGTAGAAGCAGCACTGCAAGGAGGGCTGAGCCTCGTACAGTACCGCGATAAGGATACCGCAGATCTCGATCGCCTGGAGACTGCTCGACAATTACGTCAACTCTGTCACCAATACGGGGCAATTTTTTTAGTCAACGATCGCATCGATCTTGCTTTGGCAGTAGATGCCGATGGAGTGCATCTAGGACAACAGGATATGCCCATCGCGATCGCCCGTCAACTCCTTGGACCCCAGAAAATTATCGGACGCTCCACCACAAATCCAGAAGAAATGCAACGGGCAATTCAGGAAGGAGCCGATTATATTGGTGTAGGTCCGGTCTACGAAACGCCGACAAAAGCAGGTAAAGCACCAGTAGGATTAGAATATATTCGCCATGTGGCTAAAAATGTTTCCATTCCCTGGTTTGCGATCGGTGGCATAGACGTTAACAATGTGAATGAAGTGCTAAACGCAGGTGCGCAGAGAGTTGCAGTCGTAAGAGCGATCGTGCGAGCCGAGCAACCCACTCTAGTAACGCAGTATTTTTTAGCACAGCTCGCCCGCGTACAACCACGTACAACTCCATAA
- a CDS encoding DUF1565 domain-containing protein produces MKSFRSDRHPYLSFQTMAQKTCIHGLFSSATRISLTIFFWLCFSHVGVAIPPLQLTQTPTSESQTAKKVIFVNPTAGENGNGSESSPFKTIAQALQQAESNVIIKLAAGTYSRESGETFPLRLKPGVTLQGDSSSQGSNIVIKGGGMYMSPTFARQDVAILGADEAGLTGITVTNPNPRGYGLWIESCSPAIADNTFTGSSHDGISITGDSAPIIRNNRFTQNGANGITVYGISKPEIRANVFEQTGYGINVAQRAAPLIVENQILNNRAGVVSQAFTKPVLRNNIIEGNKEDGVVAIANSQPNLGTPTEPGNNQFRQNGRYDINSSAAKRVTISAVGNQVTADRSIGNIDFVGTSNVASNAGVENRRGGFSESATDEAINLGSKPARTGVVGAGLPEDPVRKPTIPSNSPARESLMPNSEVKQADDEVSSSLKPRRIPNSPPVSQPALEVVEIPVPPPESESAPVQKKPAQKPKKPSASKPSKPASQNQSPKVATSTTKPKPEVAKAPATKPKPEATKAPATNEKQPLAANPQTEVEIPVSRSQPPAKGDTITQGLPTLKPAAVNPNELLPVPDGDIPSGSDRPARIAAVSSRNSSQVGSLRYRVLVEAENAPTQEKVRSLVPGSFRVIAKGKTIMQAGAFSDRSKADEVAQLLTSNGLKAKVEQMN; encoded by the coding sequence ATGAAAAGTTTCCGTAGCGATCGCCATCCCTATTTATCCTTCCAGACGATGGCGCAAAAAACTTGCATTCACGGTTTATTCTCAAGTGCCACTAGAATTAGTCTAACTATATTTTTCTGGCTGTGTTTCAGTCATGTAGGTGTTGCTATCCCACCACTGCAACTGACGCAAACCCCAACTAGCGAATCTCAAACTGCGAAGAAAGTTATATTTGTCAATCCTACAGCTGGTGAGAATGGCAATGGCAGTGAAAGCAGTCCTTTTAAAACGATTGCTCAAGCCCTTCAACAAGCTGAATCCAATGTCATCATTAAACTAGCGGCGGGAACTTATAGCAGAGAATCTGGTGAGACATTTCCGCTCAGACTGAAACCAGGAGTTACTCTTCAAGGCGACTCTAGCAGCCAGGGTAGCAATATTGTTATCAAAGGTGGGGGAATGTACATGAGTCCTACCTTTGCCCGTCAAGATGTAGCAATTTTAGGGGCGGATGAAGCCGGATTGACAGGAATAACAGTCACGAATCCCAACCCACGCGGTTATGGATTATGGATTGAGTCATGCAGTCCGGCGATCGCGGATAATACTTTTACTGGTAGCAGCCACGATGGAATTTCCATCACGGGTGATAGTGCGCCAATCATCCGTAACAACCGCTTTACTCAAAATGGCGCGAATGGAATTACAGTTTACGGAATTTCCAAACCAGAGATCCGCGCTAATGTCTTTGAGCAAACCGGTTATGGCATTAATGTTGCTCAACGAGCTGCACCGTTAATTGTAGAGAATCAAATTCTAAATAATCGGGCTGGTGTCGTGTCTCAAGCTTTCACAAAACCAGTCCTTCGCAATAACATTATCGAGGGTAATAAAGAAGATGGTGTCGTGGCGATCGCCAACAGTCAACCCAATTTAGGCACGCCAACCGAACCAGGTAACAATCAATTTCGCCAAAATGGTCGTTATGACATCAATAGCAGCGCAGCCAAGCGAGTTACAATCTCTGCGGTAGGCAATCAAGTTACCGCAGATCGTTCAATTGGTAATATCGATTTTGTAGGAACGAGTAATGTTGCCTCAAATGCGGGAGTCGAGAATCGTAGAGGCGGGTTTAGCGAAAGTGCCACCGATGAAGCGATAAATCTTGGTTCAAAACCCGCCCGTACAGGAGTCGTAGGGGCGGGTTTACCAGAAGATCCTGTGCGCAAACCTACAATTCCATCAAACTCGCCCGCACGAGAATCTTTGATGCCGAATTCCGAAGTCAAGCAGGCGGATGACGAGGTTTCCTCGTCATTAAAGCCGCGTCGAATTCCGAATTCTCCTCCAGTTTCTCAACCAGCATTAGAAGTCGTAGAAATTCCCGTACCGCCTCCAGAGTCGGAATCAGCGCCAGTTCAAAAGAAGCCCGCTCAAAAGCCCAAGAAGCCTTCAGCATCTAAGCCTAGCAAACCTGCATCACAAAACCAATCTCCAAAAGTTGCGACATCAACGACAAAACCTAAGCCCGAAGTAGCAAAAGCTCCTGCAACTAAACCCAAGCCCGAAGCAACGAAAGCCCCTGCTACAAATGAGAAGCAACCGCTTGCTGCCAACCCTCAAACTGAAGTGGAAATTCCTGTCAGCCGATCGCAGCCACCAGCAAAAGGCGATACGATAACTCAAGGCTTACCAACTTTAAAACCAGCTGCCGTCAATCCTAACGAATTGTTACCCGTTCCCGATGGTGACATACCTTCTGGTAGCGATCGCCCTGCCCGAATTGCTGCGGTATCATCGCGTAACTCTTCTCAAGTGGGAAGTTTGCGCTATCGAGTCTTGGTAGAAGCAGAAAACGCACCTACACAAGAAAAAGTGCGATCGCTCGTTCCTGGTTCGTTTCGGGTTATTGCTAAGGGTAAAACAATTATGCAAGCGGGCGCATTTAGCGATCGCTCTAAGGCTGATGAAGTCGCGCAGTTACTCACTAGCAACGGGTTAAAAGCTAAAGTTGAACAGATGAATTAG
- a CDS encoding ABC transporter ATP-binding protein: MAAVTLENVYKSFPARPGDRAVVPMAADLLAPVEVTPAMEVPSKSQVEKVPKQAENVDVLRSINLTIEDGEFMVLVGPSGCGKSTLLRSIAGLEELSSGNIWVGDRLVNQLPPKARDIAMVFQNYALYPHMSVYDNIAFGLRRTKTGGAEGAGETRVPLQIQNFLVGMTSRLPKGLRYMTARERAIDQRVRSVAALLQIESFLQRLPKQLSGGQKQRVALGRAIARNPQVFLMDEPLSNLDAKLRAETRAQIVKLQRQLGTTTIYVTHDQTEAMTMGDRIAVMHQGQIEQVARPLELYNHPATKFVAEFIGSPPMNFLSVQFQASAIVHPLFRLNLPEVWASALQKYDGRDLILGIRPEHLNLSSAAPHNLPVQVELVEALGNETYLFVTTTAAANATPTPLQVRIPPEQTVNIGEQLWLSLHPEKIHFFDPATNLAVNWE, encoded by the coding sequence ATGGCAGCAGTCACCCTAGAAAACGTTTACAAAAGCTTTCCCGCTCGTCCTGGCGATCGCGCTGTAGTCCCAATGGCAGCAGATCTACTCGCTCCGGTTGAGGTTACACCTGCAATGGAAGTTCCATCTAAGTCGCAGGTGGAGAAAGTACCAAAGCAAGCAGAAAATGTCGATGTCTTGCGCTCGATTAACCTCACTATTGAGGATGGCGAGTTTATGGTGCTGGTTGGACCTTCAGGCTGCGGGAAAAGTACGCTGTTGCGCTCGATCGCGGGGTTGGAAGAATTAAGTTCAGGCAACATTTGGGTTGGCGATCGTTTGGTCAACCAACTCCCGCCTAAAGCACGAGACATCGCGATGGTGTTTCAAAATTACGCTCTCTATCCCCATATGTCGGTGTATGACAATATTGCTTTTGGACTGCGACGTACCAAAACTGGGGGAGCCGAGGGAGCAGGGGAGACAAGAGTTCCGCTTCAGATCCAAAATTTCTTGGTGGGGATGACCAGTCGATTGCCGAAAGGACTGCGTTACATGACAGCAAGAGAACGGGCGATCGACCAGCGAGTTAGAAGTGTTGCGGCATTGTTACAAATCGAATCGTTTTTGCAGCGCTTGCCAAAACAGCTATCGGGGGGGCAAAAGCAAAGGGTAGCTCTCGGTAGAGCGATCGCCCGCAACCCCCAAGTCTTTTTGATGGACGAACCCCTGTCCAATCTAGATGCAAAATTACGAGCAGAAACCCGCGCTCAAATTGTCAAACTGCAACGCCAGTTGGGAACGACAACAATCTACGTCACCCACGATCAAACAGAAGCAATGACAATGGGCGATCGCATTGCTGTGATGCACCAAGGACAAATCGAGCAAGTCGCTCGTCCGCTAGAGCTTTACAATCACCCCGCGACTAAGTTTGTGGCTGAATTCATCGGTTCGCCACCCATGAACTTTCTCTCAGTTCAGTTTCAAGCTTCGGCGATCGTTCATCCCCTATTTCGTCTCAATCTCCCTGAAGTTTGGGCATCTGCTTTACAGAAGTACGATGGACGAGATTTAATTTTGGGCATTCGACCAGAACACCTAAATTTGAGTAGCGCCGCACCTCATAATCTTCCGGTACAAGTCGAGCTAGTGGAAGCTTTGGGCAACGAAACCTACCTCTTTGTCACCACTACGGCTGCGGCTAATGCTACTCCTACTCCGTTACAAGTACGTATTCCACCAGAGCAGACGGTGAACATTGGCGAACAATTATGGCTATCGCTTCACCCAGAAAAAATTCACTTTTTCGATCCAGCAACTAATTTAGCAGTTAATTGGGAGTAG
- a CDS encoding DUF4330 domain-containing protein — MKILDSQGRLFGKVSLLDIGAALVIFLVVVGIFFFPGTSGAQIGVTTKPVEIDVIVRGLSVRDPQQLFEQGLKPGGKTNIIIRNQPYGQVGVKAVKQLPRTTLVPQPDGSVKVLPDPRENQYIMDMVVTLEGNAQLTKNGPVIGNSKLKIGIPAQLEGFNYDFTGGVIALRFPEKG, encoded by the coding sequence ATGAAAATTTTAGATTCCCAAGGGCGTTTATTTGGTAAAGTCAGTCTCCTCGACATCGGAGCAGCCTTAGTCATCTTCTTGGTAGTGGTGGGGATCTTTTTCTTCCCTGGCACTTCTGGAGCGCAAATTGGCGTGACTACCAAACCTGTAGAAATTGACGTGATCGTGCGGGGTTTGAGCGTGCGCGATCCGCAACAGCTATTTGAGCAGGGACTAAAGCCAGGTGGAAAAACCAACATCATTATCCGCAATCAGCCTTACGGTCAGGTAGGCGTGAAAGCTGTTAAACAACTACCGAGAACCACCCTCGTACCTCAACCTGATGGCTCCGTGAAAGTTTTGCCCGATCCACGCGAAAATCAATACATTATGGATATGGTCGTCACTTTAGAAGGCAACGCTCAATTAACCAAAAATGGTCCAGTTATTGGTAACAGCAAACTTAAAATTGGCATTCCTGCTCAGCTAGAAGGCTTTAACTATGATTTTACTGGTGGTGTCATCGCTCTAAGATTTCCAGAAAAAGGATGA
- a CDS encoding ABC transporter permease encodes MDSTITVQSKPAIKPANFWVNFLPPCLWMLGFYFIPLAILLSYAFMQHQYVEVIPRFTWENFAQIVTNSGYRNTVIRTLYIAIAVTIIDTLLAFPVAYFLTKYAGKYKQLLTILILLPLWSSYLVRVFAWRIILGYNGVLNSLLISLGILSQPSSLFLYNQFSMVVTLCYVWLPFTILPLVTAFERLPNNLLEASADLGGHPLYTFRRVTFPLVLPGFLAGSLSVFSLTMGDYITPSLVGGAGDILIGNIVANQFGVADNWPLGSALAMVVLLLIFGLIAIISRKGALENL; translated from the coding sequence ATGGACTCAACCATAACAGTCCAATCAAAACCTGCTATTAAACCAGCAAATTTTTGGGTCAATTTTTTGCCTCCTTGCTTATGGATGTTGGGGTTTTATTTCATTCCCCTAGCCATACTCCTCAGTTATGCTTTCATGCAGCACCAATATGTGGAGGTTATTCCTCGATTCACCTGGGAAAATTTTGCCCAAATCGTAACTAATTCTGGCTACCGCAATACAGTTATTCGTACTCTATACATTGCGATCGCTGTCACTATAATTGATACTTTATTAGCTTTTCCAGTTGCCTACTTTCTGACTAAGTATGCAGGAAAATATAAACAATTACTAACAATCTTAATTCTCTTGCCGCTGTGGTCTAGTTATCTCGTGCGCGTCTTTGCGTGGCGAATTATTTTAGGCTACAACGGCGTACTCAATAGCTTACTAATATCTCTAGGTATACTGTCCCAGCCTTCTTCTCTATTTCTCTACAATCAATTCTCAATGGTTGTCACTCTCTGCTACGTATGGCTACCATTTACGATTTTACCTTTAGTAACTGCTTTTGAAAGATTGCCGAATAACTTACTGGAAGCATCGGCAGATTTAGGAGGACATCCTTTATACACTTTTCGTAGAGTCACTTTTCCTCTGGTTTTGCCAGGATTTTTGGCAGGTTCGCTATCAGTATTCAGTTTGACAATGGGAGATTATATTACCCCTTCCTTAGTGGGTGGGGCAGGAGATATTTTGATTGGTAATATTGTTGCCAATCAATTTGGTGTCGCTGATAACTGGCCTCTTGGTTCTGCTTTAGCAATGGTAGTATTGTTGCTAATATTTGGACTGATAGCCATTATCTCCCGCAAAGGTGCTTTAGAAAACTTATGA
- a CDS encoding polysaccharide deacetylase family protein — protein MQLAPFLPLMYRILKPSFPSCLWSGHDRARSIALTFDDGPHPSHTPKLLEVLDRYAIPASFFWLGACVRRSPELAKAIYQRGHWIGNHGYDHRSFPMLTPTELQHSLVATQEAIATACDLPTARVRDVRPPNGLFTPQTLNLLHQWDYRPVMWSVVPEDWVCPGVAVVVQRVMQQVQNGSLIVLHDGACGGTDVADVAALLIPQLLSLGYEFVTIDTLWQQSLSLTNQGFFSSLTSGDRSF, from the coding sequence ATGCAGCTAGCTCCCTTCTTACCCCTAATGTATCGAATTCTCAAGCCGTCGTTTCCTAGTTGCTTGTGGTCTGGACACGATCGCGCCCGCTCGATCGCTTTGACTTTCGATGACGGTCCCCATCCTTCCCATACGCCTAAGTTACTAGAAGTTTTAGACCGCTATGCCATCCCTGCTAGTTTCTTTTGGCTGGGTGCTTGCGTTCGACGCTCTCCCGAGCTTGCCAAAGCAATTTATCAACGAGGACATTGGATCGGTAATCACGGCTACGACCATCGCTCTTTTCCCATGCTGACACCTACCGAATTGCAACACAGCTTGGTAGCTACCCAAGAGGCGATCGCGACTGCTTGTGACTTGCCTACTGCTCGCGTGCGTGATGTCCGTCCGCCAAATGGTTTATTTACACCTCAAACCTTAAATTTGTTACATCAATGGGACTACAGACCCGTAATGTGGAGTGTGGTTCCTGAAGATTGGGTTTGTCCTGGGGTGGCTGTTGTCGTTCAACGGGTCATGCAGCAGGTACAAAACGGTTCGCTGATCGTACTGCACGACGGTGCTTGTGGTGGTACAGATGTTGCCGATGTTGCTGCTCTCTTAATTCCTCAATTGTTAAGCTTGGGTTACGAATTTGTCACGATCGATACCTTGTGGCAACAATCTCTATCCCTTACGAATCAAGGTTTTTTCTCTTCTTTGACTAGTGGCGATCGCTCTTTTTGA